From bacterium:
ACTTCTGCGGTTCGGAGTTCCTTTGTTCGATATTCTGCGGTTTAATATCCTTTTGCGAAAATCCTTCTAAAAAAACAAGAAGTTCAACGTCAGTAGTACTTAAGAGCCACTCCACTCGAATTAATTCAGCTATGGTAGAGCCATGTGCTCCACAAGTTTTTTGAAACGCGGATTGGAACGGAGTGGATCCAGCCGGGGATTGACCTTGATGCTCGTCATCGCGTCCTCTCTTTCCTCAAATGCGCGTTCCATCCAGTCGAGTGCCTCTTCGTCCCTTCGGAGTCCGACATACACAACAGCGACAGCGTAATAAGAAACGTATGGCAGGCGATTGGAATCTTTTAATTCTTCAATCATCTTTTCTGCCTCTTGTATTCGTCCTGCCATGGCATATGTATATCCGACGGACGAAAGAATCCATGAAGTCAATTCAGACTCAATGGATCTTTTTTCGATTTCCACGACGGCTTCCTCGAACATGGACTTTTGCACATAAGCCATGGCGATGTCCGTCGAGGCCCGGAAGAAGGTAGGATCAAGCAACAAAGTGTATCTGAATTGTTCGATCGCTTTGTCGTATTGACGGGCGTAGTAATAGATGTATCCCATGCTCCAGTTGATCACTGGAGAGAATGGATCGAGATCTCTGGCTTTCTTAATCTCCTCCACTGCCTTTTCAAATTTGCCAAAGAGGACGAGAGCAACTGCATACCAGTGATGAGCAGTTGCATATCCAGGATTCAATTTCAGAGAGATCTCGAATTCTTTTACTGATTCGTCCCAGTTCCAATCGTAGCGGAAGAGGAACTCGGCGAGCGAACAGTGAGCTTCGGCAAGTCCGGAATCCAATTCCAGCGCCTTTATTGCATATTGTTTCGCATGTGGATAAGCATCTCTTGGACGGATAAACCCGTAGCTTCCCAGGATCCAGTAGGTGTCCGCCAATCCTGAATACGCAAGCGCGAAACTCGAGTCTTCTAAGATTGCCTGTTCAAAAAAATCCTTCGCTTTTCGGAGTCCCTCATCGGTCCTCTTGTTCCAGAAGTATCTTCCTTTTAAATACAGATCGTAGGCTTGTTTGTTTGCCGTCATTTTGCGGCTCAGCCGTTTCTGCTCCGATTGGGTAAGATGAATGCGGAGCTTATCGGAGATTTTTTTTGCAATTTCCTCTTCGACGCCGCAAACCTCACAAATTTCAGCGCTGTAACGTTTTCCCCAGAGCTGCGCTCCGTCCATAACGTCAATGAGCTCCGCCTGGATGTCAAGCGCATCTCCTCGCTTGACAATTCTTCCACTCAATACAGCTCGCACGTTCAGTTCTCTCCCGGCACGTAACGGATCCACATTGCCTCCGGCATAACGCAGGACAGTGCCGTAAGCCATGACCCGAAGTTTTGGAGTCTGGGACAGTGTGTTGATGATTGTTTCAGCAACACCGCCCAGATATTCCATTTCCGGATTTGAGCCCTCGGTTAAGAAGGGAAGTACAGCCACAGAATCGACCTTCTTTTTTCTGCGTGGTCGCTTGCTTTTAGCGGTTTCAAACTGGGGAATGCTGGAAACTACACTGGAGCCATGCGACAGCATTTTGAGCGCCACATACAAATCTCGCGCGGAGTGGAAACGATCCACGGGATTTTTTTGCAAACAGAAGAGAACGATACGCCGGAGTTCAACAGGCACAGGACCGGTGTCAGTTATCAGGCTCGCAGGTGGATCATCATTCAAAATTGCAGCGAAGGTTTCTGCAGCCGTGTTCCTCAGGAAGGGAGCTTTCCCGGTCAGCATTTCGCAGAAGAGGTTGCCGAATGAAAAGAGGTCAGTGGTGGCATCGACTTCCATTCCTTTCACCTGTTCCGGAGACATATAGCCGACCGTACCCAGAAGCATTCCAGGCTTTGTTTGTCCCGGCTGGGT
This genomic window contains:
- a CDS encoding protein kinase; translated protein: MRLPKGTLLGPYQISSFIGGGGMGDVYRAFDTRLARDVALKVLPEHLAADGQFVDRFQKETRALAALSHPNILSIFDVGRDQDCIFAVMELLDGETLRARLDRSPLDSEKALEIATEIAYGLVAAHSKGIIHRDLKPENVFLIAEDRVKILDFGLAQLRVEPVAGAVSQLKTQPGQTKPGMLLGTVGYMSPEQVKGMEVDATTDLFSFGNLFCEMLTGKAPFLRNTAAETFAAILNDDPPASLITDTGPVPVELRRIVLFCLQKNPVDRFHSARDLYVALKMLSHGSSVVSSIPQFETAKSKRPRRKKKVDSVAVLPFLTEGSNPEMEYLGGVAETIINTLSQTPKLRVMAYGTVLRYAGGNVDPLRAGRELNVRAVLSGRIVKRGDALDIQAELIDVMDGAQLWGKRYSAEICEVCGVEEEIAKKISDKLRIHLTQSEQKRLSRKMTANKQAYDLYLKGRYFWNKRTDEGLRKAKDFFEQAILEDSSFALAYSGLADTYWILGSYGFIRPRDAYPHAKQYAIKALELDSGLAEAHCSLAEFLFRYDWNWDESVKEFEISLKLNPGYATAHHWYAVALVLFGKFEKAVEEIKKARDLDPFSPVINWSMGYIYYYARQYDKAIEQFRYTLLLDPTFFRASTDIAMAYVQKSMFEEAVVEIEKRSIESELTSWILSSVGYTYAMAGRIQEAEKMIEELKDSNRLPYVSYYAVAVVYVGLRRDEEALDWMERAFEEREDAMTSIKVNPRLDPLRSNPRFKKLVEHMALP